One window of Cryptobacterium curtum DSM 15641 genomic DNA carries:
- the nagA gene encoding N-acetylglucosamine-6-phosphate deacetylase, translating into MSASTICLRGSRVFDGTGFTAASVVIKDDRISRIVEPDIPVQADEVIDAHGFVVAPGLIDLHFHGCCGHDFCDGTSEALSAIARSEASWGITSICPATMTFPEDRLLTVMKTAARWKAADDEAALVGINMEGPFISPGKIGAQNPHFVQQPNIAMMHRLMDASEGLVKLVDIAPEETGAIEFIEQLHRDVRISIAHTCATYKQARSAFEAGARQVTHLYNAMPPLHHRAPGPIPAAVEEDGVSAEIITDGIHVSAAMVRLAFQLFTGARMILISDSMMACGMGDGTFELGGQAVSVTDRRATLVDGTLAGSASNLADCLAWAITEADIPAEVALRSATANPAQALGIADEVGSIGAGKKADLVLFDSSWKVAGVILRGRVIKPLQLPA; encoded by the coding sequence ATGTCCGCTTCAACAATATGTCTGCGCGGCAGTCGCGTATTCGACGGTACTGGTTTTACTGCCGCTTCGGTTGTGATCAAAGACGATCGTATCAGCCGCATTGTTGAACCTGATATTCCCGTTCAAGCTGATGAAGTTATTGATGCACACGGTTTTGTCGTGGCTCCCGGCCTGATTGATCTTCATTTCCATGGCTGCTGTGGTCACGATTTTTGTGACGGAACATCAGAAGCACTTTCAGCCATAGCCCGCAGTGAAGCATCATGGGGTATTACGTCCATCTGCCCGGCAACTATGACCTTTCCTGAAGATCGCTTGCTTACCGTTATGAAAACGGCTGCTCGCTGGAAGGCAGCTGATGATGAAGCGGCTCTTGTCGGCATTAATATGGAAGGTCCATTTATTTCACCAGGGAAAATAGGTGCTCAGAACCCCCACTTTGTACAACAGCCTAACATCGCCATGATGCACCGTTTGATGGATGCATCAGAAGGACTTGTCAAACTGGTTGATATTGCTCCTGAAGAAACAGGCGCCATCGAATTTATCGAACAGCTTCATCGCGACGTGCGCATTTCTATTGCACATACCTGTGCCACGTACAAACAAGCACGCAGTGCCTTTGAAGCGGGTGCGCGACAGGTTACCCATCTGTACAACGCCATGCCACCCTTGCACCACCGTGCTCCAGGACCTATCCCTGCGGCAGTAGAAGAAGATGGTGTTTCCGCTGAGATCATTACTGATGGCATTCATGTTTCTGCCGCCATGGTGCGCTTAGCGTTCCAGCTGTTCACCGGTGCGCGCATGATTCTTATCAGCGATTCAATGATGGCCTGTGGTATGGGAGACGGCACCTTTGAACTTGGTGGTCAGGCAGTTTCGGTCACGGATCGCCGTGCCACCCTAGTCGACGGAACGCTTGCGGGGTCGGCTTCAAATTTAGCCGACTGTCTTGCATGGGCTATTACCGAAGCGGATATACCTGCCGAAGTGGCACTGCGCAGTGCCACCGCCAACCCAGCGCAAGCACTAGGTATCGCCGATGAAGTTGGCAGCATTGGTGCTGGTAAAAAAGCTGACCTTGTTCTGTTTGATAGCAGTTGGAAAGTGGCTGGTGTTATCTTACGCGGCCGAGTGATTAAGCCTCTTCAATTGCCTGCGTAA